In the genome of Lathyrus oleraceus cultivar Zhongwan6 chromosome 4, CAAS_Psat_ZW6_1.0, whole genome shotgun sequence, the window CAGAACCACAATAATATGTATCTTTAAACAAAGTAAATACACCGTTTCCAATCTTaaaattaaaattcaattcaTCCAACTTTGCAACAGAAACTAAATTCCTAGCACACCCAGGTACATAAAGACAACTTTTCAGATCTATATGATATCCAGTATCTAAGACCAATCTATACGTCTCAATTCCCTCTATTCGTGCCTTCATTCTGTTTCCCATTTAAAGAAACTTTTCACTTCCTTTTATGGTTTGGATCGAAAGGAATCCCTGCATAATATGTGAAACATGAGTAGTCGCACTCGAATCAAGCCACCAAGTATTATTTGGTACTTCAATAAGATTTGATTCGAAATTTATGAAAACATAAAACATACCTTTCTTTTCGAACCACATCTTCCTTTTAGGACAATCCTTTTTGAAGTGTCCGCTCTCCTTACAGAAATAACATTTCTTTTCCTTTTGGACTCCGCCCTCAATAACCTTTAGAGGAGCTTTTCCCTCTTCCGTATTGTCCTCCGTAATGGTTGCGGGCTTCTCGTCTATTATCAATGCCATATCCAAGTTCATAACACCCAGTTGAAACTGAATCTTTTCAGACCAATCAGCATAGTTTAGCCCATTGAACTTTGTCATTGCGTTGCCCAAGGCAAACATATTAGTAGCAACTGTAAACATTTACACATGCTCATGCGTTAATGCTTTGAATAAACTTCATGGATTCAAACTAATTGTAACTTTAATCATGTATCTAAATTCACCTTTGGATGATATCTACATACATTTCAATAACATACTCAAAAGAACATGCATGTCTATCTTTGGATATACAAGCAACAAGTATGATAAAAActttaattttattaattataagTCATGATTCATCTTTGGATGATCTCTATATATCTTATAATAATAAATACTATTATTTAACATAAACATGTTATTTGTATAGCATCGGATTAAAATTATACACTTTAATAAATTTGATCACTTTGGTGATTGCAAATTTTTAATATAATAATTTCAAAACAATAAATTATATctattaaaaaaaaattaaaaaaaaataacGATACACAATTTTAAAACAGTAACATTTAAATGAGATTTAGCATGGCAATGTAGCATATATAGGATATTTTGGATTCTCTATTAACACATGCATTGGAAATTCTGGAACATGTATATAAATTCCAGTGCCATCACCGTAACGTCTTTGAAAAAAACTTCAAAAGCAATTTTATGCATAGCATACATACATATCATGATACTTTCTAATATAAACTATGATTCTCATTAAACAATCACTacttaaaaaaaatcataatatCGATAATCAACACCGAAAAATCATAATACCGGTAACAaagctctgataccatttgttaACAAAATTTTATGTTTTGGATCTTGATATCATGATTTTCACAGTGTTTTAGATTCTATAAATAAAACCGTAAAAGCGTACCCGGATCCATGACGTTGATTCTTGTCTGATTTATTGATCCTTGTTTGCAATTGTTTTCTCCTCTCTTCCTTCTTTCTTATTTGTATCTTTGATGATGAAGATACTTTTGTGTATTTGTGAGAAAATGAGAAGGAATGAGAAAAGTTCGTGTTGGTTGCCTAAATGTGTCCTTTTATAGACACTTTATTCCAACAGTCATATTCCACCCCAAGAGTCATGTCCCAACAGTCATGAAGAGAGAGAAGAGGGATTTgtattttgaatttcaaaataaaacCCCATTGACTTAATTATCCATCTACCAAAATAATCATCACATTTATGTGTCTTTTATTTAAGTCAAATATTGTTTACATGAATCACACCtaattaataataaattaatcCAACATACAACTCCAAAGATTTTAGCATGTGGCACTTAAAAACCAtattttttagttttattttcCAATTATTTCTTTTCATACATATTTATATGATATATTAGATTATCACCTTGACTTTTACATTTGAACattcattatatatatatatatatatatatatatatatatatataatatatatatatatatatatataatatatatatatatatatatatatatatatatatatatatatatatatatatatatatatatatatatatatatatatatatatatatataatatatatatatatatatatatatatatatattatttgattttttatttaatttgattaattgaTTAACATTATGATAGATGAATAAAA includes:
- the LOC127136602 gene encoding uncharacterized protein LOC127136602; its protein translation is MFTVATNMFALGNAMTKFNGLNYADWSEKIQFQLGVMNLDMALIIDEKPATITEDNTEEGKAPLKVIEGGVQKEKKCYFCKESGHFKKDCPKRKMWFEKKGIPFDPNHKRK